One genomic segment of Desulfobacterales bacterium includes these proteins:
- a CDS encoding DUF167 domain-containing protein: protein MLPITKKPNGILLHLYVQPKSAKNAIAGLYNDALKIRITAPPTDNKANQMCLKFLAKELSLPKSSLEIVSGQTSRSKQVFIPYTSETSKNKQEKQLIEKITRLIK from the coding sequence ATGCTCCCCATTACCAAAAAGCCAAACGGCATCCTCTTACACCTTTACGTGCAGCCCAAATCCGCCAAAAATGCCATCGCCGGCCTTTACAACGATGCCCTGAAAATCCGCATCACCGCCCCGCCGACAGACAATAAGGCCAACCAGATGTGCCTTAAATTCCTGGCCAAAGAGCTGTCCCTGCCCAAATCAAGCCTTGAAATCGTCTCGGGCCAGACCAGCCGCAGCAAGCAGGTTTTCATCCCCTACACAAGCGAAACTTCAAAAAATAAACAAGAAAAACAGCTGATTGAAAAAATAACCCGCCTGATTAAATAA
- the rfaE1 gene encoding D-glycero-beta-D-manno-heptose-7-phosphate kinase: MRLPDFSNISVLVIGDLMVDEYLWGEVDRISPEAPVPVVNIQRESYTLGGAGNVVNNLVELGAQVSIIGIAGSDQWGHLLLEHLKRLNIDVAGVIQDGGRPTVRKTRIIGANQQMLRIDREDHSPLHQHYFNPIYSRLEEKIPSADAVIVSDYGKGLITDHLMESIAAIAQHHQKPVIADPKGMVFTKYTGVTLLTPNKKEAGLAAGIDITDDETLMRAGRRLMDQAQPEALLITCGKEGMVLIQKNQAPYWIKAKAKQVFDVSGAGDTVVAMMGLGIASGLTLAESASLANTAAGIVVGKIGTATVSLAELEENL; this comes from the coding sequence ATGCGCCTGCCCGACTTTTCAAACATCTCTGTTTTGGTTATTGGCGATCTGATGGTGGATGAATACCTGTGGGGCGAAGTGGACAGAATCTCGCCCGAGGCACCGGTGCCGGTTGTCAATATCCAAAGGGAAAGCTATACCCTGGGCGGAGCGGGCAATGTGGTGAACAATCTGGTTGAACTCGGGGCGCAGGTATCAATCATAGGCATTGCCGGTTCCGATCAGTGGGGGCACCTGCTGCTCGAACACCTCAAACGGTTAAACATTGATGTCGCCGGCGTCATTCAGGACGGCGGCCGGCCGACGGTTCGAAAAACCCGGATTATTGGCGCCAACCAGCAAATGCTTCGCATTGACCGGGAAGACCACTCGCCGCTTCACCAGCACTACTTCAATCCCATATACAGCCGGCTGGAAGAAAAAATCCCATCCGCGGATGCGGTTATTGTTTCAGATTACGGCAAAGGCCTGATCACCGATCATCTAATGGAGTCGATCGCCGCCATAGCCCAACATCATCAGAAACCGGTTATTGCAGATCCCAAAGGGATGGTGTTTACCAAGTACACGGGCGTTACCCTGCTGACCCCCAATAAAAAGGAAGCCGGTCTGGCCGCAGGCATCGACATCACGGATGACGAGACGCTGATGCGCGCGGGCAGACGATTGATGGATCAGGCGCAGCCGGAAGCCCTGCTCATTACCTGCGGCAAAGAGGGTATGGTGCTGATCCAAAAAAACCAAGCTCCTTATTGGATCAAAGCCAAAGCCAAACAGGTGTTTGATGTCTCCGGCGCCGGCGACACGGTGGTCGCCATGATGGGATTGGGGATTGCCTCCGGTCTGACCCTGGCTGAGAGCGCATCCCTTGCCAATACCGCTGCCGGCATCGTGGTGGGCAAGATCGGCACAGCTACGGTCTCCTTGGCAGAACTGGAAGAGAATTTATAA
- the thrH gene encoding bifunctional phosphoserine phosphatase/homoserine phosphotransferase ThrH yields MHILCSDLEGVFVPEIWINVAQKTGIEELKLTTRDISDYDVLMGKRLSVMAEHNLKLPDIQAVIREMEPLEGAFEFLEWIRERYQIIIVSDTFVEFAGPLMKKLNWPTLFCNSLTVSDDGRVIGYKLRQNDGKRKTTLALKSLNFSVVAFGDSYNDISMLKEADAAFLFRPPENVTEEFPKIPFTQTYDGLKTLIKEATAA; encoded by the coding sequence ATGCATATACTCTGCTCAGACCTTGAAGGGGTGTTTGTCCCTGAAATATGGATCAATGTGGCCCAAAAAACCGGTATTGAAGAATTGAAGCTGACCACCCGGGATATCTCCGACTACGACGTATTAATGGGAAAACGCCTTTCCGTGATGGCCGAGCATAACCTGAAGCTTCCGGACATCCAGGCCGTCATCCGGGAGATGGAGCCCCTTGAGGGCGCTTTTGAGTTTCTGGAGTGGATCCGCGAGCGGTATCAGATTATCATCGTGTCAGATACATTTGTGGAATTTGCCGGCCCCCTGATGAAAAAACTCAACTGGCCCACCCTGTTCTGCAATTCGCTCACTGTATCTGATGACGGCCGGGTCATCGGGTATAAACTCCGGCAGAACGACGGGAAACGAAAAACCACCCTGGCCTTAAAAAGCCTCAATTTCAGCGTTGTGGCCTTTGGGGATTCCTACAATGATATCAGCATGTTGAAAGAGGCCGACGCCGCTTTTTTATTCCGGCCGCCGGAAAATGTCACAGAGGAATTTCCGAAAATTCCCTTTACCCAAACCTATGACGGTCTGAAAACCCTTATCAAGGAAGCCACTGCCGCCTGA
- a CDS encoding homoserine dehydrogenase, whose translation MAQTFGIGILGLGTVGTGAARLLTKNQALITKRLGAILHIQRAADLDIETDRGVKFGEGVLTTNAYDVINDPKVDIVLEMIGGKEIALELIYAAIDSGKHVVTANKALLAEKGVEICRRATAAGINVAFEPSVGGCMPIIKTLRESLVGDRIESIGGILNGTSNYILSKITAEGSSFADALAEAQARGYAEADPGLDVDGIDTAHKLAIISAMTYGMAFNFEDIYVEGISGITPLDIEFADQCGYKIKLLAITKFDSAKEAVEVRVHPTMIPDSNPLSKVDGTLNAVTISGDAVGKMMLYGHGAGMMPTANAVLSDIVDIARTLQTGGGIRVPMLSFQMENIRNIAVRPIDEISTHYYFRFSAMDRPGVLSKISGILGEHEISIKSVHQIEQELNGGVPIFMLTHSAREAQVKAALAKISALDVITDQPVLIRIEENQS comes from the coding sequence ATGGCACAAACGTTCGGCATCGGAATATTGGGGCTGGGCACGGTCGGCACCGGCGCGGCCCGGCTCTTAACAAAAAACCAGGCCCTGATCACCAAGCGGCTGGGCGCTATCCTGCATATCCAGCGCGCAGCGGATTTAGACATTGAAACCGACAGGGGCGTGAAATTTGGCGAAGGCGTACTCACCACCAATGCCTATGATGTGATCAATGATCCAAAGGTCGATATCGTTCTGGAAATGATCGGCGGCAAGGAGATTGCGCTTGAGCTGATCTATGCGGCCATTGACAGCGGCAAGCATGTGGTTACGGCCAACAAGGCCCTTCTGGCGGAAAAGGGCGTGGAGATATGCCGCAGGGCCACCGCAGCCGGGATAAATGTTGCCTTTGAGCCGAGCGTGGGCGGTTGCATGCCGATTATCAAAACCCTTCGGGAAAGCCTGGTCGGCGACCGAATCGAATCCATTGGCGGCATTTTAAACGGCACCAGCAATTATATCCTCTCAAAGATCACCGCGGAGGGCTCCTCGTTTGCCGATGCCCTGGCCGAAGCCCAGGCCCGCGGGTATGCGGAGGCCGACCCGGGCCTTGATGTGGACGGCATTGACACGGCCCATAAACTGGCGATCATTTCGGCCATGACCTACGGGATGGCGTTTAACTTTGAAGATATCTATGTGGAAGGCATTTCCGGAATTACCCCCCTGGATATCGAATTTGCCGACCAGTGCGGATATAAAATCAAGCTTTTGGCCATCACCAAGTTCGACAGTGCCAAGGAAGCGGTTGAGGTGCGCGTCCATCCCACCATGATTCCGGACAGCAATCCGCTCTCCAAAGTGGACGGCACGCTCAATGCGGTCACCATTTCAGGCGATGCGGTGGGCAAAATGATGCTCTACGGCCACGGCGCGGGCATGATGCCCACCGCCAATGCGGTACTGAGCGATATCGTGGATATTGCCCGCACCCTTCAGACCGGGGGCGGCATCCGGGTGCCCATGCTCTCCTTTCAAATGGAGAACATCAGAAACATCGCGGTGCGACCCATCGACGAGATATCCACCCACTATTACTTCCGGTTCTCCGCCATGGATCGGCCCGGGGTATTATCAAAAATATCCGGCATCCTGGGTGAGCACGAAATCAGCATCAAGTCGGTTCACCAGATCGAACAGGAACTAAACGGCGGGGTGCCGATATTTATGCTGACCCATTCGGCCCGGGAAGCCCAGGTTAAAGCTGCTTTGGCCAAAATTTCGGCCCTGGATGTGATCACTGATCAGCCGGTGCTTATCCGGATCGAAGAAAATCAGAGTTAA
- the alaC gene encoding alanine transaminase — translation MKKFARLDRLPPYVFAAVNETKMEARHAGEDIVDLGMGNPDQGTPQHIVDKLIEAVQKPHNHRYSASMGIKKLRMAISDWYKRRYDVDVDPESETIATIGAKEGISHLMLVTTGPGDVVFAPNPTYPIHPYSAIIAGADVRGIPVGPESDFFENLINATKQTWPKPKVLIISYPHNPTTETVDLDFFQKIVDYAKEHDTLVIHDLAYADLAFDGYKPPSFLQAKGAKDVGVEFFSLSKSYNMPGWRVGFCVGNPVAVHALRRIKSYLDYGMFQPIQIAAIIALNGPQDCVSEIVDTYRERRDTLIRGLERIGWDIPSPKATMFVWGKIPEQYRQMGSLEFSKLLIREAKVAVSPGIGFGEYGDDYVRFSLIENSMRINQAIRGIKKIL, via the coding sequence ATGAAAAAATTCGCAAGGCTGGACCGGCTGCCGCCCTATGTATTTGCAGCGGTCAACGAAACCAAAATGGAAGCCCGTCATGCCGGGGAGGATATTGTTGACCTGGGCATGGGTAATCCCGATCAAGGCACCCCGCAGCATATTGTCGACAAGCTGATCGAAGCGGTACAGAAGCCCCATAACCATCGATATTCAGCGTCAATGGGCATCAAAAAACTCCGAATGGCCATTTCCGACTGGTACAAGCGGCGATATGACGTGGACGTTGATCCGGAGAGCGAAACCATCGCCACCATCGGGGCCAAAGAGGGGATATCACACCTGATGCTGGTAACAACGGGCCCCGGGGATGTGGTTTTTGCGCCGAACCCCACCTATCCGATTCATCCATATTCGGCGATTATTGCCGGTGCTGATGTGCGCGGCATCCCGGTGGGGCCGGAGAGCGATTTCTTTGAGAACCTCATCAATGCCACCAAACAGACCTGGCCCAAACCCAAGGTATTGATTATCAGCTATCCGCACAACCCGACGACGGAAACTGTGGATCTTGATTTTTTTCAGAAAATTGTCGATTATGCCAAAGAGCACGACACCCTGGTTATCCATGACCTTGCGTATGCGGATCTCGCCTTTGACGGATATAAGCCCCCGAGCTTTCTGCAGGCCAAAGGGGCCAAGGACGTGGGCGTGGAATTCTTTTCCCTGTCCAAGAGTTACAATATGCCCGGCTGGCGTGTCGGATTCTGCGTGGGCAACCCCGTGGCCGTTCATGCGCTGCGCCGGATCAAGAGCTATCTGGACTACGGCATGTTCCAGCCGATCCAGATTGCGGCCATTATTGCTTTAAACGGCCCGCAGGACTGTGTTTCGGAAATCGTTGACACCTACAGGGAGCGACGGGATACCCTCATCCGGGGGCTGGAACGGATCGGCTGGGATATCCCCTCCCCCAAGGCCACCATGTTCGTGTGGGGAAAAATTCCGGAGCAGTATCGACAGATGGGCTCTCTTGAATTCTCAAAACTACTCATCCGGGAAGCCAAAGTGGCCGTGTCGCCGGGCATCGGATTCGGCGAATACGGGGACGATTATGTCCGCTTTTCCCTGATTGAAAACAGCATGCGGATCAACCAGGCCATCCGCGGCATCAAAAAGATCCTTTAA
- the purM gene encoding phosphoribosylformylglycinamidine cyclo-ligase yields the protein MSNSDKSLTYADAGVDIDKASDFVRAIKKIAAKTPRTGVMGEIGGFGGMYSLNTGGMENPVLVSSTDGVGTKLKIAFMMEKHDTVGIDLVAMCVNDVAVQGARPLFFLDYLSMGELRSKVAEQIIEGIAEGCREAQCALIAGETAEMPGFYNKNEYDLAGFSVGIVDNDKIVDGSEIRVGHKLVGISSSGLHSNGYSLVRKICFDILNLNVTDYIEELGRPLGEALLEPTRIYTDIIRRLCKDLPVHGLAHITGGGIVENVIRIVPAACGVEIFHGSWEVPPIFTYLQKAGNVADEEMWRTFNNGIGLIAIVPEDAAQDVVERVAGMNEKAYIIGRIVRQPKNSASRIQWVKHNEEC from the coding sequence ATGAGTAATTCGGATAAATCCTTAACATACGCGGACGCTGGTGTGGATATTGACAAAGCCAGCGATTTTGTGCGGGCCATCAAGAAAATCGCCGCAAAAACCCCCCGTACCGGTGTTATGGGTGAAATCGGCGGTTTCGGGGGGATGTATTCCCTTAACACCGGGGGCATGGAAAATCCCGTGCTGGTCAGTTCCACGGACGGGGTGGGGACCAAGCTAAAGATCGCCTTTATGATGGAAAAGCACGATACCGTTGGCATTGACCTGGTCGCCATGTGCGTCAATGACGTGGCAGTGCAGGGCGCCCGGCCGCTTTTTTTTCTGGATTATCTGTCTATGGGGGAATTGCGGTCAAAGGTGGCTGAGCAGATTATCGAGGGCATCGCCGAAGGCTGCCGCGAGGCCCAGTGTGCTCTGATTGCCGGGGAAACCGCCGAGATGCCGGGATTCTATAATAAGAACGAGTATGATCTGGCCGGGTTTTCCGTGGGGATTGTGGATAACGACAAAATTGTGGATGGTTCGGAAATCCGGGTCGGCCACAAGCTGGTGGGCATTTCCTCCTCAGGGCTTCACAGTAACGGCTATTCTCTGGTCCGAAAGATCTGTTTTGACATACTGAATCTAAATGTCACCGATTATATTGAAGAGCTGGGCAGGCCGCTTGGCGAGGCGCTGCTTGAGCCCACCAGGATTTATACCGATATTATCCGCCGACTGTGCAAAGATCTGCCGGTTCACGGGCTGGCCCATATCACCGGCGGCGGAATCGTGGAAAATGTGATAAGAATTGTTCCCGCCGCCTGCGGGGTTGAAATTTTTCACGGCTCCTGGGAGGTGCCGCCCATTTTCACCTACCTGCAGAAAGCCGGCAATGTCGCAGATGAGGAAATGTGGCGGACCTTTAACAACGGCATCGGTCTGATCGCCATTGTTCCGGAAGATGCGGCCCAGGATGTGGTGGAGCGGGTCGCCGGCATGAATGAAAAGGCATACATCATCGGCCGGATCGTCCGTCAGCCAAAGAATTCGGCAAGTCGTATTCAATGGGTAAAGCACAATGAAGAGTGCTAA
- the tsaD gene encoding tRNA (adenosine(37)-N6)-threonylcarbamoyltransferase complex transferase subunit TsaD, giving the protein MKILGIETSCDETAAAVVENGDRVLSSVVASQVSVHNPYGGVVPELASRKHIEAIVPVVREALERAGVDEDRVDAVAVTRGPGLVGALLVGFNFAKAFAYARGIPWVGVNHLEAHIYSVFLGAQAPAFPYVALLASGGHTSIYHVSSHQHMRCLGQTLDDAAGEAFDKVAKMLGLGYPGGRVISELADRGTPGNIQFPRAYMDKDASDFSFSGIKTAVNRFIQTHPETCRELIPDIAAEFQAAVIEVLVYKLMHAAEQTGCVNIALVGGVAANKKLREALEVAADAAGRRLFMPEIDLCGDNAAMIAGLGFHLVGSEKITPEALALDVYSRAARR; this is encoded by the coding sequence ATGAAAATACTGGGCATTGAAACCTCATGTGATGAAACCGCGGCAGCCGTGGTTGAAAACGGGGACCGGGTGCTATCCTCGGTGGTGGCTTCCCAGGTCTCGGTGCATAATCCCTATGGCGGGGTAGTGCCGGAGCTGGCCTCAAGAAAGCATATCGAAGCCATCGTGCCGGTGGTCCGGGAGGCCCTTGAAAGAGCCGGGGTCGATGAAGACCGCGTGGATGCCGTGGCCGTCACCCGGGGGCCGGGGCTGGTGGGTGCGCTACTTGTGGGGTTTAATTTTGCCAAAGCCTTTGCCTATGCCCGGGGCATCCCCTGGGTCGGGGTCAATCACCTGGAAGCCCATATTTATTCGGTGTTTTTGGGTGCGCAAGCGCCTGCGTTTCCCTATGTAGCGCTTCTGGCCTCCGGCGGACATACCAGCATCTATCACGTATCATCCCATCAACATATGCGCTGCCTGGGGCAGACATTGGATGATGCTGCAGGCGAGGCGTTTGATAAAGTGGCCAAAATGCTCGGGCTGGGCTATCCCGGCGGCAGGGTCATATCCGAGCTGGCCGACCGCGGGACACCCGGCAACATCCAATTCCCCCGGGCCTATATGGATAAGGATGCATCTGATTTCAGCTTCAGCGGCATTAAAACCGCGGTAAACCGCTTTATCCAGACGCATCCGGAAACCTGTCGCGAGCTAATTCCGGATATTGCCGCAGAATTTCAGGCAGCGGTCATCGAGGTGCTGGTCTACAAGCTCATGCATGCGGCTGAGCAAACCGGCTGTGTGAATATCGCGCTTGTCGGGGGCGTGGCGGCCAATAAAAAGCTTCGGGAAGCGCTGGAAGTAGCGGCGGATGCGGCCGGCCGCCGCCTGTTTATGCCGGAAATAGACTTGTGCGGGGATAATGCCGCCATGATCGCCGGACTTGGCTTTCATCTGGTTGGCAGCGAGAAAATTACGCCCGAGGCTTTGGCCCTGGATGTTTACTCAAGGGCGGCCAGAAGATAG